A genomic region of Dactylococcopsis salina PCC 8305 contains the following coding sequences:
- the dapB gene encoding 4-hydroxy-tetrahydrodipicolinate reductase, producing the protein MTEESMIPVVVNGAAGKMGREVIKAVSQAEGMTLVGAVDQNPAYIGEDVGEVVGCGALEVPLLNDLQGTLVMATQYPTQGVMVDFTHPDSVYENTRTAIAYGVRPVVGTTGLTDKQLSDLTDFAEKATTGALVVPNFSIGIVLLQQAAIQASKYFDHVEIIELHHNQKADAPSGTAIKTAQMLSGNGKTYNPAQVEEQETLTGARGALANDNINVHSIRLPGLIAHQEVIFGASGQTYTLRHDTTDRAAYMPGVILAIRKVTELKSLVYGLEKIL; encoded by the coding sequence ATGACAGAGGAATCAATGATTCCTGTAGTGGTTAATGGTGCTGCAGGAAAAATGGGGCGTGAGGTAATTAAAGCGGTTTCCCAAGCGGAAGGAATGACCCTTGTCGGAGCAGTGGATCAAAATCCAGCTTACATTGGGGAAGATGTCGGAGAAGTGGTCGGTTGTGGTGCGTTGGAAGTTCCCCTTCTCAATGATCTACAGGGAACACTGGTGATGGCAACTCAATATCCCACCCAAGGGGTAATGGTTGATTTTACTCACCCTGATAGTGTGTATGAGAACACTCGCACCGCGATCGCCTACGGGGTGCGTCCAGTGGTGGGAACAACAGGTTTAACGGATAAACAACTCTCCGATTTAACGGATTTCGCGGAAAAAGCAACCACAGGGGCGTTAGTTGTTCCTAATTTTTCCATTGGCATTGTTTTATTGCAACAAGCGGCGATACAAGCGTCAAAATACTTTGATCACGTGGAAATTATCGAACTCCACCACAATCAAAAAGCAGACGCTCCCAGTGGTACTGCCATTAAAACCGCTCAAATGCTCAGTGGCAATGGGAAAACTTATAATCCAGCGCAAGTAGAGGAACAGGAGACGTTAACGGGTGCTAGAGGAGCATTGGCAAATGATAACATTAATGTTCATAGTATCCGTTTACCTGGGTTAATCGCTCATCAGGAAGTGATTTTTGGGGCAAGTGGACAAACTTATACTTTGCGCCATGATACCACCGATCGAGCCGCTTATATGCCTGGGGTAATACTTGCCATCCGTAAAGTAACAGAATTAAAATCTTTGGTGTATGGTTTAGAAAAGATTTTGTAG
- a CDS encoding CPP1-like family protein, producing MNEQNPYEQLGVTEDASFEEIQQAKTRLTQEYQDDQRQKEAVEEAYDAVIMDRLRLRQEGKIKVPERIRFPERAKPAKPQPPSSSQGTSPAWLQRLLDTPSRNDLLLSSGISIVLVAITLSSVDSASLTLGLGFAACAYLLNRKEKRLGRALIISLLSLLVGFGLGATLAPVVAAGMPEEQFTSLAALFFLWLASSFLR from the coding sequence ATGAATGAGCAAAATCCCTATGAACAATTAGGCGTAACGGAAGACGCATCCTTTGAAGAGATACAACAAGCCAAAACGCGGCTGACTCAAGAATATCAAGATGATCAACGGCAGAAAGAAGCCGTAGAAGAGGCTTATGATGCTGTAATTATGGATCGTTTGCGTCTTCGTCAAGAAGGGAAAATTAAAGTTCCAGAGCGCATTCGTTTTCCTGAAAGAGCGAAACCTGCTAAACCGCAACCCCCGTCATCTAGTCAGGGAACTTCTCCCGCTTGGCTACAAAGACTGCTTGATACTCCCTCCCGCAATGATTTATTACTTTCCTCTGGTATTTCCATTGTCCTTGTTGCCATTACGCTTTCCTCGGTTGACAGTGCTTCCCTGACCTTGGGTTTAGGATTTGCCGCTTGTGCTTATTTATTAAACCGTAAAGAAAAGCGTTTGGGGCGTGCTTTAATTATTAGTTTACTGAGTTTATTAGTGGGATTTGGCTTAGGAGCAACCCTAGCGCCAGTTGTGGCAGCAGGAATGCCAGAAGAACAGTTTACCAGTTTAGCGGCGTTATTCTTCTTGTGGTTGGCAAGTAGTTTTTTAAGATAA